A stretch of the Glycine soja cultivar W05 chromosome 13, ASM419377v2, whole genome shotgun sequence genome encodes the following:
- the LOC114380734 gene encoding uncharacterized protein C57A10.07-like — MNNYPFGSQAPKSFPAYPRTEFDLESGTAIKRTRKPKNSPFHLLRMIKSFGNRFHHFFKLHPLMGLFLALSFLLTLVMILSLYGTQYGVQSGGYVKSDMGFDDYPFSKLQNLVMVAGHSIYTSSSCGKIEKEDSWFLESYQKNPGQAATFVTHIHEGIEVVARDDSALLLFSGGETRRDAGPRSEAQSYWAVADSKGWFGKEESVKWRALTEEHARDSFENLLFSVCRFRELTGTYPQNITVVSYDFKENRFAHLHRSAISFPESRFFYAGTPATSNAKAAALKGEELVRTQFQVDPYGCRGSLYHKKLKRDPFHRSIPYPNGCPEIEGLFRYCGPTPYPGALPWAQ, encoded by the exons ATGAACAATTACCCTTTTGGATCCCAAGCCCCCAAGTCCTTCCCCGCTTACCCAAGAACCGAATTCGACTTAGAATCAGGAACCGCCATAAAACGAACCCGAAAGCCGAAAAATTCGCCCTTTCACCTTCTCAGAATGATCAAATCATTTGGGAACCGTTTCCATCACTTCTTCAAGCTTCACCCTCTAATGGGTCTCTTCCTAGCCTTGTCCTTTTTGCTCACACTTGTCATGATTCTCTCCTTGTATGGAACCCAATATGGGGTGCAGAGTGGTGGTTATGTGAAATCTGACATGGGCTTTGATGATTACCCTTTTTCAAAGCTTCAGAACCTTGTGATGGTTGCTGGGCATTCCATTTACACTAGCAGTAGTTGTGGAAAAATTGAGAAGGAGGATTCTTGGTTTTTGGAGTCTTATCAGAAGAATCCTGGCCAAGCTGCCACTTTTGTGACACACATTCATGAAGGGATTGAGGTTGTGGCAAGGGATGACTCTGCTTTGCTGCTCTTCAGTGGGGGAGAGACTCGGAGAGACGCCGGACCCCGCAGTGAGGCACAGAGTTACTGGGCTGTTGCGGATTCCAAAGGGTGGTTTG GTAAGGAAGAAAGTGTGAAATGGAGAGCACTTACAGAGGAACATGCACGGGACAGCTTTGAAAACCTTCTATTTAGTGTTTGTCGTTTCCGGGAGCTTACTGGCACCTATCCCCAAAATATAACT GTTGTAAGTTATGATTTCAAGGAAAACAGATTTGCGCATCTACACCGATCTGCGATCAGCTTTCCAGAATCAAGGTTCTTCTATGCCGGCACTCCTGCTACATCAAATGCAAAAGCAGCTGCTCTAAAAGGCGAGGAATTGGTTAGAACTCAGTTCCAAGTAGATCCATATGGATGTCGAGGCTCACTTTATCACAAGAAACTAAAGCGTGACCCTTTTCATCGGTCAATTCCTTATCCCAATGGGTGTCCTGAAATTGAAGGCTTGTTCAGATATTGTGGACCAACTCCTTATCCTGGTGCACTACCGTGGGCACAGTAA